Below is a window of Defluviimonas sp. SAOS-178_SWC DNA.
CGCCTATGGCGGATCGGTCCGCAACCGCGTGCGGCTGGTCGAGGAGCTGATCGACGCCGTGCGCGAGGCGACGCACGGGCGCTGCGCGGTCGCCTTGCGGCTGTCGTTGCAGGAACTCAGGGCGCGGCCTTCTCAGAACGCCCCCTCGGAGGCGCACGAGGTGACAGCCCATCTCAGGGATGCGCCGGATCTCTTTGATATCAAGATGGACTATTCGACAGCGGATTGCGCGCCCTCGCGGTATGTCGCGGAAGGCAGCCATGAGCCGGTCGTCGATTTCGTGAAATCGCTGACCGACAAGCCGGTCGTCGGCGTCGGTCGTTTCACCTCGCCGGACACCATGGTTTCGATGGTGCGGCGCGGAGTGCTCGATCTCATCGGCGGCGCCCGACCGTCCATCGCCGACCCGTTCCTGCCGAGGAAGATCGAGGAAGGGCGCGAGGACGAGATCCGCGAATGCATCGGCTGCAACATCTGCATCTCCTCCTGGCATGACGGGGTCTGGGTGCGCTGCACGCAGAACCCGACGGCGGGCGAGGAATGGCGGCGCGGCTGGCATCCGGAGCGGGTGCAAAAGGACGCGGGCGGCTCGGTACTGGTCGTGGGTGGCGGGCCTTCGGGGCTGGAGGCGGCGCTGACGCTCGGGCGGCGGGGCTACCAGGTCTCGCTTGCCGACAAGGCGCGCGACTTCGGCGGGCGGCTCTTGTGGGAAACCCGGCTGCCGGGCCTCAGGGAGTGGTTCAGGGTCGCCGACTATCGCCTTGGTCAACTTCGGAAAATGCCGAATGTCTCGCTTTTCGCCGAAAGCGACCTCACGCCGGCGGACGTGCGGGAGTTCGGCGCCGATCATGTCGTCATCGCCACCGGCGCGCACTGGACCGCGAACCTCTGCGGCGCGAACGAGATCCCGGCCGCCCCCGTCGACGCGCCGCGCGTCTACACGCCCGACGACATCGCGCGCGGCGTGACGATCGAGGGGCCGGTCTCGGTCTTCGACTTCGACAATTACTACATGGGCTCGGCCATTGCCGAACATCTGGCGGCGCAAGGC
It encodes the following:
- a CDS encoding FAD-dependent oxidoreductase, coding for MARPPRYDVLFEPVRIGPKTAKNRFFQVPHASGMTNANPHVRAAFRATKAEGGWGVVSTGACSVHPSSDDSPFPFATLWDEADIRAHAVMTEAVHAHGALAAVELWHGGAAAVNRTSRLAPLSPSGVPWMATHVGFMSAARPKVMDGDDIRDLIRWHAEAAVRAERAGFDIVYVYAGMGYLPYQFLLEDYNHRTDAYGGSVRNRVRLVEELIDAVREATHGRCAVALRLSLQELRARPSQNAPSEAHEVTAHLRDAPDLFDIKMDYSTADCAPSRYVAEGSHEPVVDFVKSLTDKPVVGVGRFTSPDTMVSMVRRGVLDLIGGARPSIADPFLPRKIEEGREDEIRECIGCNICISSWHDGVWVRCTQNPTAGEEWRRGWHPERVQKDAGGSVLVVGGGPSGLEAALTLGRRGYQVSLADKARDFGGRLLWETRLPGLREWFRVADYRLGQLRKMPNVSLFAESDLTPADVREFGADHVVIATGAHWTANLCGANEIPAAPVDAPRVYTPDDIARGVTIEGPVSVFDFDNYYMGSAIAEHLAAQGLATTYITTAGAAQAWGFMTNEQPLVHQAFLKAGIGYRTLEIVTGFDGETLRLAQIFTGEPREIAARSLVIVGQRAGGSALYDALRTDGTGFRSLSLTGDANAPGAIAHAVWQGHRTAREIGLAAADIAVLRDAPFAPRDFAEPHEAAQ